One segment of Spirochaetota bacterium DNA contains the following:
- a CDS encoding cytochrome ubiquinol oxidase subunit I: MDVVLLSRIQFGLAAGVHFIFPSLTLGLTLLVLMFEYKFYKTNDELFKTISSFFIKILGLVFALGVATGIVLEFSFGTNWAEYSRMVGDIFGAPLAAEGIFAFFMESVFLGVLLFGRNKVSKKVYLLSAFLVFFGSHLSGLWIIIANSWMQTPAGYAIEGGRAILTDFWAAALNPSTLVRFTHVIIAGWITGSLFAAGVAAWYLVKQQHTQIAQNILKTAIIVFAIMSLLQFASGHIHAVQVTNLQPEKMATFEALWETQKGAPMSIIGIPVESQKKTYFEIKIPKLLSLLAYFDPNAEVKGRDAFPEDELPPVLLPYFSYHIMIGLGSLFALISITAILLLLRKKLFETKWFLYVLIFTIPLPIIANEFGWIAAEVGRQPWAVYKVLKTVDAVSAVVPASHVLLSLIIFSLIYLLLIVLFITILLKIIKKGPQAETY; encoded by the coding sequence ATGGATGTTGTATTGCTTTCACGAATACAATTTGGATTAGCTGCAGGTGTTCATTTCATTTTCCCTTCCTTAACTTTGGGACTTACATTGCTGGTGCTAATGTTTGAATACAAGTTTTACAAAACAAACGATGAACTGTTCAAAACTATCTCTTCATTCTTCATCAAAATTTTAGGACTTGTGTTTGCATTGGGTGTTGCAACAGGTATTGTACTTGAATTTTCATTTGGTACCAACTGGGCTGAATATTCGCGCATGGTTGGTGATATTTTTGGTGCACCACTTGCTGCTGAGGGCATATTTGCGTTTTTTATGGAATCTGTATTTTTAGGTGTGCTGCTATTTGGACGCAACAAGGTTTCAAAAAAGGTTTATCTTCTGTCAGCATTTTTGGTGTTCTTTGGATCGCATCTTTCAGGTTTGTGGATTATCATTGCAAATTCATGGATGCAGACACCAGCCGGTTATGCCATTGAAGGCGGAAGAGCAATACTTACCGATTTTTGGGCTGCAGCGCTGAATCCTTCCACACTTGTGCGATTTACACATGTCATTATTGCAGGATGGATTACCGGTAGCCTTTTTGCTGCAGGTGTAGCTGCCTGGTACCTGGTTAAACAACAACACACGCAAATAGCTCAAAATATACTAAAAACCGCCATTATTGTTTTTGCTATCATGTCGCTTTTGCAGTTTGCTTCGGGGCATATTCATGCAGTGCAGGTTACCAACCTACAGCCTGAAAAAATGGCTACATTTGAAGCGCTGTGGGAAACACAAAAAGGCGCACCAATGTCAATTATTGGAATCCCTGTTGAAAGCCAAAAGAAAACATACTTTGAAATTAAAATTCCAAAATTGTTAAGTTTACTAGCATACTTTGACCCCAATGCCGAAGTGAAAGGTCGTGATGCCTTCCCTGAAGACGAACTGCCACCAGTACTTTTGCCGTATTTTTCATATCATATCATGATTGGGCTTGGTTCTTTATTTGCTCTGATAAGCATCACTGCAATACTCTTATTACTGCGCAAAAAACTCTTTGAGACAAAATGGTTTTTGTATGTGCTGATTTTTACCATACCGCTGCCAATAATAGCCAACGAATTTGGATGGATTGCTGCTGAGGTTGGTAGGCAACCATGGGCTGTGTACAAAGTACTTAAGACTGTTGATGCAGTATCAGCTGTTGTACCGGCAAGCCACGTGTTGCTGTCGCTTATTATCTTTTCATTAATTTACCTTTTACTCATTGTTCTTTTTATAACGATACTGCTAAAAATTATAAAAAAGGGCCCTCAGGCAGAAACATATTAA
- a CDS encoding heavy-metal-associated domain-containing protein yields MQQYKVNDMMCKNCVMHITKAITLKDPNAKVDCNLTTKIVIVDSSLDNSVVMQAIKDAGYTPHPV; encoded by the coding sequence ATGCAGCAATATAAAGTAAACGATATGATGTGCAAAAACTGTGTTATGCACATAACAAAAGCCATAACATTGAAAGACCCAAATGCTAAAGTGGATTGCAATTTAACCACTAAAATTGTTATAGTCGATAGCTCTCTTGATAATTCTGTGGTGATGCAAGCAATCAAAGATGCTGGATACACACCACACCCTGTGTAA
- a CDS encoding rubredoxin, translated as MGKKYECTVCGYIYDPAEGDPDNGIKPGTAFKDLPDDWVCPVCGAGKDQFEPVD; from the coding sequence ATGGGAAAAAAATACGAATGTACAGTATGCGGCTACATTTATGATCCAGCTGAAGGTGATCCTGACAACGGCATTAAACCAGGAACAGCGTTTAAAGACCTTCCTGATGATTGGGTATGCCCTGTATGTGGAGCCGGAAAAGATCAGTTTGAACCAGTGGACTAA
- a CDS encoding transcriptional repressor — MEQYKHYLEARGISPSYQRLKILEYLDQNRTHPTVDEIYTALLPHIPTLSKTTVYNTLSLFVQEGLASMLVLDNVEARFDITVQPHGHFTCTQCGKVYDLDTTRYVNIPRSIDGHTIENYQITLKGICKECTSH; from the coding sequence ATGGAACAATATAAACACTATTTAGAAGCCCGGGGGATTTCGCCATCGTATCAGCGGTTGAAGATTCTTGAGTACTTAGACCAAAACAGGACTCATCCAACCGTTGATGAGATCTATACTGCGCTTTTGCCACACATACCAACGCTTTCCAAGACCACTGTGTATAATACCTTAAGCCTTTTTGTTCAGGAAGGCCTTGCTAGTATGCTGGTACTTGACAATGTTGAGGCGCGTTTTGACATTACTGTGCAGCCACACGGCCATTTTACCTGTACACAATGCGGCAAGGTATATGACCTTGATACCACGCGTTATGTCAATATTCCCCGTTCAATTGACGGGCATACTATTGAAAACTATCAAATAACATTAAAAGGCATTTGCAAAGAGTGCACCTCACATTGA